The Candidatus Eisenbacteria bacterium nucleotide sequence ATGGAGCACGGGCTTGCGATCATCCCCGTGATCAACAAGATCGATCTTCCTGCCGCGCGGGTGGAGGCGGTCGAGGCGGCGGTCGCGGATCTCACGGGCGAGCCGAGGGAGAGGATCCTTCGGATCAGCGCGCGCACTGGAGAGGGAGTGGACGCGGTGATCCGCGCGATGGCGGAGAGGATCCCGCCTCCCGCCGGCGATCCGGATGCTCCGCTCCAAGCGCTCGTCTTCGATTCCGACTTCGATTCATACCGAGGCGTGAGCGTCTACGTGCGGGTGGTGAACGGCACCGTTCGCGCGGGCGACCGGATTCTCTTCGTCTCGAACGGCGCCGAGTTCGCGGTCGACGAGGTGGGGATCCTCCGGCTGAAGCGCGTGCCGTGCGACATGCTGTCGGCGGGGGACGTCGGCTATCTCCTTGCGGGAATCAAGAGGGTGCGCGACGCGCGCGTGGGGGACACGATCACGCGCGTCTCGCGTCCGGCGGAGCGGCCGCTCGCGGGTTTCCGCGAGCCGAAGCCGATGGTCTTCAGCGGCCTCTATCCGGCCGATCCGGGGATGTACGAGGCGCTCCGGGACGCGCTCGACAAGCTTCGCCTGAACGACGCGGCGTTCGTCTTCGAGCCGGAGACATCGAACGCCCTCGGCTTCGGGTTTCGCTGCGGTTATCTCGGGCTCCTTCACATGGAAATCGTTCAGGAACGCCTCGAACGGGAGTACGGGCTCGATCTCGTCGGGACTGTGCCGAACGTGGTCTACCGCGCGGTGATGAAGAACGGAAGCGTGATCCGCGTGGAGAACCCGCGCGACCTTCCCTCCCGGGGAGATCTCGATGCGGTCGAGGAGCCGATCGTGGACGCGCAGCTCATCGTCCCGAGCGAGTACATGGGAAACGTCATGAAGCTCTTGACGGAGAAGAGGGGAGAGCAGACGGCGCTCGAGTATCTCGAACCGACGCGGGTGCTTCTTCGCTTCCGTCTCCCGCTCGCGGAAGTCGTCCTCGACTTCTACGACCGGCTGAAGTCCGCGACCCGCGGATACGCATCGTACGACTACGAGCACGTCGGGTTCCAGGCGTCCGACATGGTGCGCCTCGACGTGCTCGTGAACGGCGATCCGGTCGACGCGCTTTCGGTGATCGTCCACCGTGACAAGGCGTACGCGTGGGGAAGACAGCTCACCCGGCGTCTGAAGAAGCTGATCCCGAGGCAGCTCTATCCGGTGGCGATCCAGGCCGCGCTCGGAAACAAGGTGATCGCGCGCGAGACGGTTCCGGCCTTCCGAAAGGACGTCACCGCGAAGTGCTACGGGGGCGACATCACGAGAAAGCGGAAGCTTCTCGAAAAGCAGAGGGAGGGGAAGAGGCGGATGAAGCAGGTCGGCTCGGTGCACATCCCGCAGGAAGCGTTCCTCGCCGTCTTGCGCGTGGACGACGAGAGCGAATAGACAAGAAGCTCTCTCGCCGGCTTTCCTCCTCTCGCGGGCCGCCGGTCGGTACGATGCCGAAAGGACGCGGACTCTACCTGAGCATCCCCTGGGATCGCGCGGTCGCTCCGGACGAGGAGGAGCGGTTCGCGGACGCCGTGCGCCGAGAAGCGGCTCTCCTTCGAGCGGGCGGCCTCTCCGGGGAAACGCGCGTTGTCTCCCTCGCGGTCGGGGGCGGCGATCCTCTCGCGCTCTCGGCGAAGGGGCTCGCCTCCCTTCTCCGCGGCGTCGAGTCGGAGTTCTCCTTTGCGAGCGGTTGCGAACGGACATGCGAGGGGGCGGTCCGCTCGTTCGCAGGGGCAAAGCCCGCGGCGCTTCGCGAAGCCGGATTCGACAGGGTCTGCATGAAGGATGCGGAAGGGGAGGAACCGGAACGGATCGCCGCGGCCGCGCGCGGCGCCCGCGAGGCCGGCTTCCCGACGATCGCCCTCGATCTCCCGCTCGACGGCAGGGAGCAAAGATTGCTTGATGAATCGGTCGTTGATTGGAGAACCATCGATCATGTTTCGCTTCATGAACCGAGAGAGGACGCCCCGAGCGAGGAGGAGTGGGTGCGCCGGTACCGCCGGGCCGCGGCGCGGCTCGAGGATTCCGGGCTCGAGCGCTACGAGATCGCCCACTTCGCGAGGCCGGGGAAGAGGTCTCGGGCCCTCCGTCTTCTTCACGCGGGCGGGGATGTGATCGGCCTCGGCCCCGGCGCCCTCACGTCCGCCGGGCCGATCAGGAGGAGAAGCCTGGACGATCCGATCCTCTACGCGGAACGGCTCCAGGCAGGATTTCTCCCGCTCGGCGAGGAGGAGCGTCTCGACGACACGGCGCGCGCACGCGAGCGGATCTTTCTCGGGCTTCGGCGCTCCGGCGGCATCGATCCGCGGACGGTGGGACGAGGACTTCGTCTCGGACGATCCCCGCTCTCCGAGGAGGCGATCAGGCGCCTCCTCGTAGGCGGCTTTTTGCGGCAGCGAAGAGGAAGGATACTTCTTAGCGAGCGCGGCATCGTGAGGGCGGACCGAATCGTCCTCGAGCTTCTGCCGTGAGCGGAACTCCGGAGTCGATCAGGGTTTGCGCGGTTTTCGCGCGGGCCCGGCGCCTTGACAAACGGGCGGCCGGAACGTAGCTTATTTCCGACACCTTGGAAACGGGCCTGTAAGGCAAAGTGAAGAAAGCGGTTGCGCCGTGAGACCACGTCTCGATGAGCGGGAGAAGAAGATCTTGGGCTCGGTGGTGCGCACGTACGTCGACACGGCGCGCCCCGTCGGCTCGAAGCGAGTCGCGGCCGACACCGGGCTCGGCTACAGCTCCGCAACGATCCGCGGCCTGATGAGCCGGATGGAGGAGCGCGGGCTCATCCGACGGCCGCACACCTCCGCGGGCCGCGTCCCGACCGATCGCGGCTACCGCGTGTACGTGGACGAGATCATGCGGCCGGCCCCGCTCACGCGCGAGGTGCAGGAGACGGTTTTTCACGGGGTCGAGAGAGCGGCCCCTTCGCCGGAGCGCCTGCCGATCTCCCTGGCGGAACTTCTCAACGCGCTCTCCGGACAGATGGGGTTCGCCTCGCCCCCGCGCGTCGACGAGGCGCTCTTCCGGCGTCTCTACGCCACCCGCGAAGAGGGAGGACGGGTCGCGTTCTTCCTCACACTCGATTCCGGGCTCGTGCGATCGGCGCTTCCGGAGGCGGCGGAACCGCCGGCACAGGAAGAGATCGCGGCCGGCGTCGCCGACATGAACCGGAGGTTCGGCGGCCTCACGATCGGGCGCGTGCGCCGGATGCTCTTCGGGGTCGATTGGGAGACGCTCCTTCCGCCGACCCCCTTCGCGCGTCTCTTTCGACGGGCGGCGGAGGAGCTTCTCGAGGTGGCGCGCGACCCGGGCCCGTCGGTCGCCGGCTTCGACGCGCTCCTTGCGCAGCCGGAGTTCCGGAGCGCGGGGGATCTCGATTCCGCCGCGTCCCTTCTCAAGGAGGGTCGATCGATCCCGAGCGTTCTCGAGGGGCGTCTGACCGAATCGGGGGCGACGGTTTGGATCGGCGAGGAAAACGAGGCGGAAGAGCTCAGGCTCTTCAGCATCGTCGCCTCGCGCTATCGAATGGGTCGTTTCTCGGGCGTGATGGGGGTCGTGGGCCCGACCCGCATGCCGTACGAGAAGGCGGTTGCGGTGATCGGCTTCCTGCGGCATGTTCTCGACCGCCGCATGGGGATGGAATCGTAAGAGAGAAAAGAGAAGAGAGAAGAGAGAAGAGAGAAGAGAGAGGATGGGCAAGAGCTCGAAAGAGAAGCAGGAAAGAGAGGGGCCGCTCAACAAGCCGGAAGTCCCCCCAGAGGAAATCGAACGCCCCGCGAGCATCGAGCCGGTCGAGGGGACGGCTTCGGAAACGGAGAGCGGAGTTGGGGCCGGGAGCGGGGCCGCGGAGATCGAGGAGCTCCAGGCTCGCGTCGTGGAGCTGACCGACAAGTGGCTCCGGGCGGCTGCGGACCTCGACAACTATCGAAAGCGTGCGGCGCGCGAGCGGGAGCGCGATCTCTGGCTCGCGCGCTCCGGCGTGACCCTTCCTTTCCTCGACGTGCTCGACGATTTCGATCGGGCGCTCGCCGGCGACCAAACGGACCCGGAGGCTTTCCGGCGCGGAATGGAGCTGATCCGCCAGAAGTTTCTTGCCGCCCTCTCCGGAGTCGGCGTGGAGCCCTTCGTTTCGATCGGCCGGCCTTTCGATCCGGAACGACACGAGGCGCTCCATCGGATCGCGTCCGCGGAGGTCCCGGAGGGACATGTGGCGGCCGAGATCCGGCGCGGTTATCGTTCGGGGGAGAGGATCCTCCGGCCCGCGCTCGTGGCGGTGGCCGTTTCGGAGGGAACGAAAGAACCATCGGATGTTGAGGAATAAAGCTCGCAGGAGGATTCGAAGATGGGCAAGGTGATCGGAATCGACCTCGGAACGACCAACTCGTGCGTGGCCGTGGTTCTGGAAGGCGGCGAGGCCGCGGTGATTCCGAATCCGGACGGCGGAAGGACGACCCCCTCGATCGTCGCCTTCGCCAAGGACGGGGAGCGGCTGGTCGGGCAGACGGCGAAGCGCCAAGCGGTGACGAATCCGGAGAACACGGTCTTCTCGATCAAACGGTTCATGGGACGCCGCCTGGACGAGGTGGGGGAAGAGATCAAGCTGGTTCCCTACAAGGTCGCGGCGGCGTCGAACGGCGACGCGTGGGTCGATCTTCCCCACGCGGGTCGCACCCTCCCGCCGCCGGAAATCTCGGCCATGATCCTTCAGTATCTCAAGAAAGCCGCCGA carries:
- the hrcA gene encoding heat-inducible transcription repressor HrcA, with protein sequence MRPRLDEREKKILGSVVRTYVDTARPVGSKRVAADTGLGYSSATIRGLMSRMEERGLIRRPHTSAGRVPTDRGYRVYVDEIMRPAPLTREVQETVFHGVERAAPSPERLPISLAELLNALSGQMGFASPPRVDEALFRRLYATREEGGRVAFFLTLDSGLVRSALPEAAEPPAQEEIAAGVADMNRRFGGLTIGRVRRMLFGVDWETLLPPTPFARLFRRAAEELLEVARDPGPSVAGFDALLAQPEFRSAGDLDSAASLLKEGRSIPSVLEGRLTESGATVWIGEENEAEELRLFSIVASRYRMGRFSGVMGVVGPTRMPYEKAVAVIGFLRHVLDRRMGMES
- the lepA gene encoding elongation factor 4 codes for the protein MSTTETDQSRTRNFCIIAHIDHGKSTLADRILEKTGTLGKREMRDQVLDNMDLERERGITIKSHAIRIDYRDPDGETWRFNLIDTPGHVDFSYEVSRSLAACEGALLVVDAAQGIEAQTIANFYLAMEHGLAIIPVINKIDLPAARVEAVEAAVADLTGEPRERILRISARTGEGVDAVIRAMAERIPPPAGDPDAPLQALVFDSDFDSYRGVSVYVRVVNGTVRAGDRILFVSNGAEFAVDEVGILRLKRVPCDMLSAGDVGYLLAGIKRVRDARVGDTITRVSRPAERPLAGFREPKPMVFSGLYPADPGMYEALRDALDKLRLNDAAFVFEPETSNALGFGFRCGYLGLLHMEIVQERLEREYGLDLVGTVPNVVYRAVMKNGSVIRVENPRDLPSRGDLDAVEEPIVDAQLIVPSEYMGNVMKLLTEKRGEQTALEYLEPTRVLLRFRLPLAEVVLDFYDRLKSATRGYASYDYEHVGFQASDMVRLDVLVNGDPVDALSVIVHRDKAYAWGRQLTRRLKKLIPRQLYPVAIQAALGNKVIARETVPAFRKDVTAKCYGGDITRKRKLLEKQREGKRRMKQVGSVHIPQEAFLAVLRVDDESE
- a CDS encoding nucleotide exchange factor GrpE, encoding MGKSSKEKQEREGPLNKPEVPPEEIERPASIEPVEGTASETESGVGAGSGAAEIEELQARVVELTDKWLRAAADLDNYRKRAARERERDLWLARSGVTLPFLDVLDDFDRALAGDQTDPEAFRRGMELIRQKFLAALSGVGVEPFVSIGRPFDPERHEALHRIASAEVPEGHVAAEIRRGYRSGERILRPALVAVAVSEGTKEPSDVEE